The following are encoded together in the Lathyrus oleraceus cultivar Zhongwan6 chromosome 3, CAAS_Psat_ZW6_1.0, whole genome shotgun sequence genome:
- the LOC127129258 gene encoding embryo-specific protein ATS3A, translated as MELVKNNGGYFLFCCVLLHVIVVGCESLEAPLQKKTCTYVITIQTTCTWGGETSNHVSLRFGDTNSSEILVRHLNSKHLRQVDPLEPDVLDDIPRKPFQACMVDQFVVTAPCVESPICYLYLKLVGNDDWRPGFAQVDVLEGSHLSSNNFYFRRYLPRLVWHGSDACDSEVTPFGFKKKRKVHVENP; from the exons ATGGAGCTGGTGAAGAACAATGGAGGATATTTCCTCTTTTGTTGTGTGCTTTTGCATGTTATTGTAGTCGGATGTGAGAGTCTAGAAGCACCACTACAAAAG AAAACTTGCACCTATGTCATCACAATACAAACCACATGTACATGGGGAGGTGAAACCTCAAACCATGTGAGCCTAAGATTTGGAGACACAAACTCAAGTGAAATATTGGTTAGACACCTAAACTCCAAGCATCTAAGACAAGTTGACCCATTGGAGCCTGATGTTCTTGATGACATCCCAAGAAAACCATTTCAAGCGTGCATGGTCGATCAATTTGTCGTCACGGCGCCATGTGTTGAGTCTCCCATCTGTTACTTGTACCTCAAGTTAGTCGGGAATGACGATTGGCGGCCAGGATTTGCACAGGTTGATGTGCTTGAGGGCTCTCACCTTAGCTCCAATAATTTCTATTTTAGAAGGTATCTGCCTAGGCTAGTTTGGCATGGTTCAGATGCATGTGATAGTGAGGTTACTCCTTTTGGCTTCAAGAAGAAGAGAAAGGTTCATGTTGAGAATCCATGA